From one Phycodurus eques isolate BA_2022a chromosome 6, UOR_Pequ_1.1, whole genome shotgun sequence genomic stretch:
- the evpla gene encoding envoplakin a, translated as MSRMFRKKEGSVKVTRTQPGNLALLIAQMQKNADVVEKDILRSEGLLAEDAENDRKELPLKHQNELCDTLGEAESLLEDLFLDVDKAKKLKHPQAREIESDVLHLHERWLKDCTFYRDIYEQIDDVSLMPRINWAPVFNEKQKQVSSDLYGPTMAELEKQIASHKLLHQEIEAYNPQLCVSSAGTKENYTALKKQYNKLLETSKWRGHYLNSLYEYMQGCNKELTFLGEEQDKIKKEDWSDRMVDPSDVRRQYENFKNNSLLSHESEVNKFQDEGDRLIELKHPASATIQAQRDAVRNDWQKFLHLCICQETHLDNLEQYKKYQLDTEQLSETLSKLNNTLEPNPTGTKSNSEMMLQLEAEEKAVQDSEHLLADLRRRSTTIAPLKQRRNPPNRSVTLESLCDWETNRGALSRGEKCALKSNSDNENWDVITNKGVTNTFPGVCFVIPPPDPEAINKVDLLGGELGDIKKRRAALAESLKNHKSERARSLQSAPASSPTLDPGLAALGLRLDKLNADLANADKDMLSRIRAPLSRSDPTGDLVNRIKEQEQAAKALKDLGQEKLAAQAELQPLLSKDPSGSFALPLKLNNAENKYDGISGLADLYNKNASASLNLESQIKKVDGLISGFEKRLSEDGPILDVPNSIQTASDSLHQQRKAVASIQPEMRKLSQDLEATEQLCSSLQQGYQEFCPDIQRQRTEVKQLHNRYANLDNQLKERENILQEASAKNHEFQSSAKSLNFFLNNLPKNKINYTDDVSSVSAMQSAQERVMDDLKRKGNDMDRVSDVSRDLQTLLGDYDANIDKFNGTLEDAGATVVKRPYTLTLTEAVEKEERDLVNRYAEALAENGQRQKQMGLARNLILQNDEKVQLLAQHQVQLENQQRSTFELNSLSRELEEERERTLHVETNLKAFRDRLMSLRNRKGVERVEEKEVLQYYREPKLEVDLTELQKTLHEEMRRRTTIHSEVEIYNKKFALSEDNLKNVAPKLLSREVTEFEKDPQLDIDASKLRDEISRMRDNIRLRDSEHMQMKTEFEILQQKKPLIKERVVKKEVVQVEKDPEMLRSLRKFETEISEETSRVKLINDEIFQIRSQINALERLIPNIQPKIITKEVKKVEQDPELITESKRIRTSVESEMLENNSLSKEVLNLHSRYREVQALKPKVEVKEIVNEIYRIDPNTEVEILRLRRDIQDSNVQRTVIDRDITKVGSEVNFLRSQKPKVEMKEVLQEVVKEERSPENEREIQRLNEQINIIHNSYNFLQDQVRTLKKERDGWKAEKSKVETRILTRDVIKYELDPLLEKEAERLRRELRDEAQRRRSIEELVFDLKNKYILLERQKPEEKVVVHEVVRLQKDPRQVLEHEKLSTTLDEEVMTRRQIDLELQQLRTKVEEKERLLRASDEHQKRMIAESELKELRLRIHQLERAPPAVSENIVVEEVLKVERDPKLERLTTALRGDMDKETSDILRLQRDIRNITLRLEVLQKEKSVEKKVYKEVVRVEKDQVVEAERDRLREQVSKQKFARQDIEDQIKRLSAKTSHVMTSKSSSSREETSLTLNRDALLREKDNLTRELRTLEAKKHDINLSFEQQSRLMSERTQMSRNRSMKMGSGIQQLEMEILNEKDRIQVRDSTIRDLLVSLQKEEHTETRTKETNVSTKITILDPDTGKDMSPYDAYLQRLIDRQQYIHLQELECDWEEITSVGPDGEISVLQDRKSGNEYSINDALKEGRLTQFDLDKYKQGKLHISEFSLLVAGESKPKSQFNSFVSRTNTSVRSAPIDYAATQTYPIAGIMDTHTDTCFTIRNAAMRKLIDTTTAQKLLEAQAATGGIIDITTKERHSVNKAASRGLIDESQLQRLLNAQKAYTGVEDPVTKERLSVGEAIQKGWIPKESATWYMEAQHLTGGLVDPNTSRRISIPNAIGSKMLNSTMMREIQTESNYKKDLTDPLTKQKINYKQALDRCKRDPISGLLMLPASSKESGYTPAYNRYARF; from the exons ATGTCCAGGATGTTTAGGAAAAAAGAGGGGTCGGTCAAGGTCACCAG GACCCAGCCCGGCAACCTGGCCCTGCTGATCGCCCAGATGCAAAAGAATGCAGACGTGGTGGAGAAAGACATCCTCCGCTCTGAGGGACTCTTGGCTGAG GATGCAGAAAATGACAGGAAAGAGCTCCCTTTGAAGCACCAGAATGAGCTCTGTGACACGCTGGGCGAAGCTGAGAGCCTGCTGGAGGACCTCTTCTTGGACGTGGACAAAGCCAAGAAGCTCAAACACCCGCAGGCCAGAGAGATCGAGAGCGA tgtccTCCACCTCCACGAGCGTTGGCTGAAGGACTGCACTTTCTATCGCGACATCTATGAGCAGATTGACGACGTGTCACTGATGCCCAGGATCAACTGGGCGCCTGTTTTCAATGAGAAGCAA AAACAAGTGAGCAGTGACCTGTATGGGCCCACCATGGCAGAATTGGAAAAACAGATTGCTTCTCACAAACTCCTGCATCAGGAGATTGAGGCCTACAACCCGCAGCTGTGTGTCAGCTCTGCCGGCACCAAG GAGAACTACACAGCCCTCAAGAAACAGTACAACAAACTCCTG GAAACCTCCAAGTGGCGTGGCCACTACTTGAACAGCCTTTATGAGTACATGCAGGGCTGCAACAAGGAGCTGACTTTCCTGGGAGAGGAGCAAGATAAGATCAAGAAGGAGGACTGGAGTGACCGAATGGTGGATCCTTCCGATGTCCGCAGGCAGTATGAG AACTTCAAGAACAACAGTCTGCTGTCACATGAGAGTGAGGTGAACAAATTCCAGGATGAAGGGGACAGACTTATTGAGCTTAAGCACCCTGCCAGCGCTACCATACAG GCTCAGAGAGACGCCGTACGCAACGATTGGCAGAAGTTCCTCCACTTGTGCATTTGTCAGGAGACACACCTGGACAATTTGGAGCAATACAAAAAG TACCAACTGGACACGGAGCAACTTTCAGAGACACTGAGCAAACTCAACAATACCTTGGAACCGAACCCCACCGGCACGAAGAGCAACTCGGAGATGATGCTGCAGCTTGAG GCGGAAGAGAAAGCTGTGCAGGACAGTGAGCACCTGCTGGCGGACCTGAGAAGGCGCAGCACCACCATTGCTCCTCTGAAGCAGCGTCGTAACCCCCCAAACAGATCGGTCACATTGGAGTCGCTCTGCGACTGGGAGACTAACAGG GGAGCTCTGTCAAGAGGCGAGAAGTGCGCCTTGAAATCTAACTCCGACAATGAGAACTGGGATGTTATCACCAACAAAGGGGTCACGAACACCTTCCCAGGGGTTTGCTTCGTGATCCCACCGCCTGATCCCGAGGCCATCAACAAAGTGGACCT TTTGGGCGGTGAACTGGGGGACATTAAGAAAAGGAGAGCCGCTCTGGCAGAGTCCCTCAAGAATCACAAGTCAGAGAGGGCCAGGTCTCTGCAATCAG CCCCAGCGTCGTCTCCTACGCTGGACCCCGGACTGGCAGCGCTGGGTCTCCGGTTGGACAAGCTGAATGCCGACCTGGCCAACGCTGACAAAGACATGCTGAGCCGTATACGAGCCCCACTGAGCCGCTCCGACCCCACTGGAGATCTGGTCAACAGGATCAAGGAACAGGAA CAAGCTGCCAAGGCACTAAAAGATCTGGGGCAGGAGAAGCTTGCAGCTCAGGCTGAGCTGCAGCCTTTACTGTCCAAAGATCCTAGTGGCTCCTTTGCGCTGCCACTCAAACTGAACAATGCTGAAAACAAGTATGATGGCATCTCTGGACTTGCTGACCTCTACAACAAGAA cgcaAGCGCATCCCTTAACTTGGAGAGTCAGATAAAGAAGGTGGATGGCCTCATCTCAGGGTTTGAGAAGAGGCTTAGTGAAGATGGCCCAATACTTGATGTGCCAAACTCCATCCAAACTGCCAGTGACAGCCTACAT CAACAGCGAAAGGCTGTGGCATCTATTCAGCCCGAGATGAGGAAGCTAAGTCAGGACCTGGAGGCCACTGAGCAGCTATGCAGTTCTCTGCAGCAGGGATATCAGGAGTTCTGTCCGGACATCCAACGCCAGAGAACAGAGGTCAAACAGCTCCACAACCGCTATGCAAACCTTGACAACCAGCTGAAGGAGAG AGAGAACATCTTACAAGAAGCTAGTGCCAAAAACCATGAATTCCAAAGTTCAGCCAAATCCCTGAATTTTTTCCTGAACAACCTGCCAAAAAACAAGATCAACTACACTGATGATGTGTCTTCAGTCTCTGCAATGCAGAGTGCGCAGGAG AGGGTGATGGACGACCTGAAGCGGAAAGGCAATGACATGGACAGAGTGTCCGACGTGTCTCGAGACCTGCAGACTCTACTTGGT GACTATGATGCCAACATTGACAAATTCAATGGTACGCTGGAAGATGCTGGTGCCACTGTTGTAAAGAGACCATATACGCTCACACTTACTGAGGCTGTTGAGAAAGAG GAAAGGGATCTGGTCAACCGCTACGCTGAGGCGTTAGCTGAAAATGGTCAACGGCAAAAGCAGATGGGGTTGGCCCGGAATCTCATTTTACAA AATGATGAGAAAGTTCAATTGTTGGCACAACATCAGGTGCAGCTGGAAAACCAGCAACGAAGTACTTTTGAGCTAAACAGTTTGTccagagagctcgaggaagagaGGGAGAGGACACTTCATGTTGAGACTAATCTAAAAGCATTTCGAGATAGGCTGATGTCACTGAGGAATCGCAAAGGAGTAGAACGTGTTGAGGAAAAGGAAGTGCTTCAGTACTACCGTGAACCAAAACTGGAGGTTGACTTAACAGAACTTCAGAAGACACTGCATGAAGAGATGCGGAGAAGAACTACCATCCACAGTGAGGTTGAGATTTATAACAAGAAATTTGCCCTCTCTGAGGACAACCTAAAAAATGTCGCGCCAAAACTGTTGTCAAGAGAAGTGACAGAGTTTGAGAAAGACCCTCAGTTAGATATAGATGCTTCTAAGCTGAGAGATGAAATATCAAGAATGAGAGATAACATCCGACTGAGAGACTCTGAGCACATGCAGATGAAGACGGAGTTTGAGATTCTCCAACAGAAGAAACCACTCATCAAAGAGAGGGTGGTTAAGAAGGAAGTGGTGCAAGTAGAAAAAGACCCAGAGATGTTGAGATCCTTGCGGAAATTTGAGACGGAAATTTCTGAGGAGACAAGCAGGGTTAAGCTCATAAATGATGAAATATTCCAAATTAGAAGCCAGATTAATGCCCTTGAAAGACTGATTCCAAACATTCAGCCCAAGATCATCACAAAGGAAGTTAAAAAGGTTGAACAAGACCCCGAACTCATCACAGAATCAAAGAGGATTCGAACATCTGTGGAGAGTGAGATGCTCGAAAACAACTCCTTGTCCAAAGAGGTGTTGAACCTCCATAGTCGCTACAGGGAAGTTCAAGCTCTAAAACCAAAAGTTGAGGTGAAGGAAATTGTTAATGAGATTTACCGAATTGATCCAAATACAGAGGTAGAAATTTTACGCCTCAGGAGAGATATACAAGACTCCAATGTGCAGCGCACTGTCATTGATAGGGATATCACTAAGGTAGGATCAGAGGTGAATTTTCTTCGATCACAGAAGCCCAAGGTAGAAATGAAGGAAGTTCTTCAAGAGGTGGTGAAGGAAGAAAGAAGCCctgaaaatgagagagagattCAAAGGTTAAATGAGCAAATTAACATAATCCACAACAGTTACAACTTTCTCCAAGATCAGGTGAGGACACTCAAGAAAGAGAGAGATGGCTGGAAGGCTGAAAAGTCCAAGGTCGAGACCAGAATCCTCACCAGAGATGTAATTAAGTATGAATTGGATCCTCTCTTAGAGAAAGAAGCTGAACGTCTGAGAAGAGAGTTGAGGGACGAGGCGCAAAGGCGTCGTTCAATTGAGGAGTTGGTGTTTGacctgaaaaacaaatatatcttGTTGGAAAGACAAAAACCTGAGGAGAAAGTGGTTGTGCACGAGGTTGTGCGTTTACAGAAGGACCCGCGGCAAGTGCTTGAGCATGAGAAACTGAGTACGACCCtggatgaagaagtgatgacTCGACGTCAGATCGATTTAGAGTTACAGCAACTAAGAACAAAGGTGGAAGAGAAGGAGAGGCTCCTCAGAGCAAGTGATGAACATCAAAAGAGGATGATAGCAGAGTCAGAACTCAAGGAACTCAGATTGCGTATCCACCAACTGGAACGTGCGCCCCCTGCCGTTTcagaaaatattgttgttgAAGAGGTACTAAAAGTGGAGAGGGACCCAAAACTAGAAAGGTTGACAACTGCTCTGCGAGGAGATATGGATAAGGAAACCAGCGATATCTTGCGTCTCCAGAGAGACATCCGTAACATCACTCTGAGGCTTGAGGTCCTCCAGAAAGAAAAGTCTGTTGAGAAGAAAGTGTACAAAGAAGTTGTCCGTGTTGAAAAAGACCAGGTTGTGGAAGCGGAGAGGGATCGCCTGAGGGAACAGGTTTCTAAGCAAAAATTTGCAAGGCAGGACATTGAGGATCAAATCAAACGCCTCAGTGCTAAAACAAGCCATGTGATGACTTCCAAGTCTAGCAGCTCAAGAGAAGAAACCAGCCTAACTCTGAACAGAGATGCCTTATTGAGAGAGAAAGACAATCTGACTCGTGAGCTCAGGACACTGGAGGCAAAGAAACACGACATCAACTTGTCTTTCGAGCAGCAGAGTAGACTCATGAGCGAAAGAACACAGATGAGCAGGAACAGAAGTATGAAGATGGGTTCTGGCATCCAGCAACTTGAGATGGAAATCCTAAATGAAAAAGACAGGATCCAAGTGCGTGACAGCACCATTCGCGACCTCCTGGTGAGTCTGCAGAAAGAGGAACATACTGAAACAAGGACCAAAGAGACCAACGTGTCCACCAAAATCACCATTCTGGATCCAGATACAGGCAAAGACATGTCTCCTTATGATGCCTACCTGCAGCGTCTGATTGATCGTCAACAGTACATTCATCTGCAGGAGCTTGAGTGTGACTGGGAGGAGATTACCTCTGTGGGACCCGATGGCGAAATATCTGTACTGCAGGATCGCAAGAGTGGCAATGAGTACTCCATTAATGATGCCCTGAAGGAAGGCAGACTGACACAGTTTGATTTGGATAAGTACAAACAAGGCAAACTACACATCTCAGAGTTTTCCTTGTTGGTTGCTGGTGAAAGCAAGCCAAAATCCCAGTTCAACTCATTTGTGTCAAGGACCAACACATCAGTGAGGTCAGCCCCAATTGACTATGCTGCGACACAAACGTATCCAATTGCTGGGatcatggacac